Proteins co-encoded in one Pseudophryne corroboree isolate aPseCor3 chromosome 1, aPseCor3.hap2, whole genome shotgun sequence genomic window:
- the GEMIN7 gene encoding gem-associated protein 7 — protein MSAAEIDPPLLPQVPIIRLPRPPSPSGRGFDPSSPRALAHCSPDSHQETRSMLRLLFLRSLLASAGLPVSFTLYQRVTVCAERFNACDMEGHNFQVSNLQTPLGVQKEALIRGPDIISYCFHL, from the exons ATGAGTGCCGCGGAAATC GACCCTCCCCTGCTTCCACAGGTACCAATAATCCGCCTCCCTAGGCCACCCTCTCCTTCTGGAAGGGGTTTTGATCCATCCTCACCACGGGCTCTGGCCCACTGCAGCCCAGATTCCCATCAGGAAACCCGTTCAATGCTCCGCCTGCTCTTCCTCCGCAGCCTTCTCGCTTCCGCAGGTCTTCCAGTCTCCTTTACGCTCTACCAGCGAGTCACAGTTTGCGCTGAGCGGTTCAATGCCTGTGATATGGAGGGACATAATTTCCAGGTGTCTAATCTACAAACACCTCTAGGCGTGCAGAAGGAGGCGCTGATCCGTGGGCCAGATATTATTTCCTATTGCTTTCATCTCTAA